The following are encoded together in the Lathyrus oleraceus cultivar Zhongwan6 chromosome 3, CAAS_Psat_ZW6_1.0, whole genome shotgun sequence genome:
- the LOC127126329 gene encoding uncharacterized protein LOC127126329 isoform X1 — MEPPAEEGGIRLLPLSTSPGTHRRSICSNCQRPNPVCLCHALPANPIPTTTRVFILHHPQEAKHKLSTTPILTKSLLHATSITGRRLRRGTSPLFDQFPPAVYLFPSTSSSPAVNISDLKLSELKRSGENGGLVLIAFDATWKHAKEMVKASEEFLSKFAIRVCLGMEDEKVSGGSIYDSELILRKEPFGGCVSTMEAVARALRVLEPNGVEIEARLIGILREMVNLQAGFLKPVKPRPKLLKKKQLKEVEKSETSDNEKP, encoded by the exons ATGGAACCCCCGGCAGAAGAAGGCGGCATTCGGCTCCTCCCACTCTCAACGTCGCCGGGCACTCACCGGCGTTCTATTTGCTCCAACTGCCAACGGCCGAATCCAGTGTGTCTCTGTCACGCGCTTCCCGCAAATCCCATCCCAACCACCACCCGAGTTTTCATTCTCCACCACCCTCAAGAGGCGAAACACAAACTCTCCACCACTCCAATCCTCACCAAATCCCTACTCCACGCCACCTCCATCACCGGCCGCCGCCTCCGTCGAGGCACCTCCCCGCTCTTCGACCAGTTCCCCCCTGCCGTCTACCTCTTCCCATCAACCAGCTCCTCGCCGGCCGTCAACATCTCCGACCTCAAATTGTCGGAGTTGAAACGCAGCGGAGAGAACGGCGGCCTGGTATTGATTGCCTTTGATGCGACCTGGAAGCATGCGAAGGAGATGGTGAAGGCGAGCGAGGAGTTCCTGTCGAAATTTGCGATTAGGGTTTGTTTAGGGATGGAAGATGAGAAAGTGAGTGGCGGAAGTATTTATGATTCTGAATTGATTTTGAGGAAGGAACCTTTTGGTGGTTGCGTGAGTACTATGGAGGCTGTGGCTAGAGCATTGCGGGTTCTTGAGCCTAATGGGGTTGAGATTGAGGCTAGACTCATTGGGATTTTGAGGGAAATGGTGAATTTGCAGGCTGGTTTTTTGAAGCCCGTGAAGCCCAGACCCAAATTGTTGAAGAAGAAACAGCTTAAGGAAGTGGAAAAGAGTGAGACTTCTGATAATG AAAAGCCATGA
- the LOC127126329 gene encoding uncharacterized protein LOC127126329 isoform X2: MEPPAEEGGIRLLPLSTSPGTHRRSICSNCQRPNPVCLCHALPANPIPTTTRVFILHHPQEAKHKLSTTPILTKSLLHATSITGRRLRRGTSPLFDQFPPAVYLFPSTSSSPAVNISDLKLSELKRSGENGGLVLIAFDATWKHAKEMVKASEEFLSKFAIRVCLGMEDEKVSGGSIYDSELILRKEPFGGCVSTMEAVARALRVLEPNGVEIEARLIGILREMVNLQAGFLKPVKPRPKLLKKKQLKEVEKSETSDNV; the protein is encoded by the exons ATGGAACCCCCGGCAGAAGAAGGCGGCATTCGGCTCCTCCCACTCTCAACGTCGCCGGGCACTCACCGGCGTTCTATTTGCTCCAACTGCCAACGGCCGAATCCAGTGTGTCTCTGTCACGCGCTTCCCGCAAATCCCATCCCAACCACCACCCGAGTTTTCATTCTCCACCACCCTCAAGAGGCGAAACACAAACTCTCCACCACTCCAATCCTCACCAAATCCCTACTCCACGCCACCTCCATCACCGGCCGCCGCCTCCGTCGAGGCACCTCCCCGCTCTTCGACCAGTTCCCCCCTGCCGTCTACCTCTTCCCATCAACCAGCTCCTCGCCGGCCGTCAACATCTCCGACCTCAAATTGTCGGAGTTGAAACGCAGCGGAGAGAACGGCGGCCTGGTATTGATTGCCTTTGATGCGACCTGGAAGCATGCGAAGGAGATGGTGAAGGCGAGCGAGGAGTTCCTGTCGAAATTTGCGATTAGGGTTTGTTTAGGGATGGAAGATGAGAAAGTGAGTGGCGGAAGTATTTATGATTCTGAATTGATTTTGAGGAAGGAACCTTTTGGTGGTTGCGTGAGTACTATGGAGGCTGTGGCTAGAGCATTGCGGGTTCTTGAGCCTAATGGGGTTGAGATTGAGGCTAGACTCATTGGGATTTTGAGGGAAATGGTGAATTTGCAGGCTGGTTTTTTGAAGCCCGTGAAGCCCAGACCCAAATTGTTGAAGAAGAAACAGCTTAAGGAAGTGGAAAAGAGTGAGACTTCTGATAATG TGTGA
- the LOC127126332 gene encoding uncharacterized protein LOC127126332 isoform X1: protein MSSKSPLLFLLRMRRHHHRPHTLTLFSSTSSFHTDSSYYLTQFLPLFNRTTNFNPLTFITPRERRIIALGLSTIIKNRQGFVLKAFSIRFCSYFLVKIMKLLHTREASFAFFKLAFGNSDSDEILHSCCISAHVLSAQSRSLLAQDMVSWVFGRIEAERSKELVGFMWKNHAQYESDFSVLNTLMRGFLNVGSVIMLVCGGCLKI from the exons ATGTCATCCAAGTCTCCTCTCCTCTTTCTACTGAGGATGAGGAGGCACCACCACCGTCCCCACACTCTCACTCTCTTCTCTTCCACTTCTTCATTTCACACTGATTCCTCGTATTACTTAACTCAATTCCTACCTCTTTTCAATCGAACCACCAATTTCAATCCACTTACATTCATCACCCCAAGAGAACGCCGAATCATAGCCCTCGGATTATCCACCATCATCAAAAACCGTCAAGGTTTCGTCTTAAAAGCTTTCTCCATTCGTTTCTGCTCCTATTTTCTAGTCAAAATCATGAAGCTTTTACACACTCGCGAAGCATCTTTCGCTTTCTTCAAACTAGCATTCGGAAATTCCGATTCCGATGAAATTCTTCATTCATGTTGCATTTCCGCGCATGTTTTATCAGCTCAGAGTCGCAGCCTGCTTGCACAGGATATGGTTTCCTGGGTTTTTGGGAGGATTGAGGCTGAGAGAAGTAAGGAGCTTGTTGGGTTTATGTGGAAGAATCACGCTCAATATGAATCTGATTTTTCTGTGTTGAATACCCTAATGAGGGGCTTTTTGAATGTAG GGTCGGTGATTATGCTAGTGTGTGGAGGTTGTTTAAAGATATGA
- the LOC127126332 gene encoding uncharacterized protein LOC127126332 isoform X2: MSSKSPLLFLLRMRRHHHRPHTLTLFSSTSSFHTDSSYYLTQFLPLFNRTTNFNPLTFITPRERRIIALGLSTIIKNRQGFVLKAFSIRFCSYFLVKIMKLLHTREASFAFFKLAFGNSDSDEILHSCCISAHVLSAQSRSLLAQDMVSWVFGRIEAERSKELVGFMWKNHAQYESDFSVLNTLMRGFLNGR; encoded by the exons ATGTCATCCAAGTCTCCTCTCCTCTTTCTACTGAGGATGAGGAGGCACCACCACCGTCCCCACACTCTCACTCTCTTCTCTTCCACTTCTTCATTTCACACTGATTCCTCGTATTACTTAACTCAATTCCTACCTCTTTTCAATCGAACCACCAATTTCAATCCACTTACATTCATCACCCCAAGAGAACGCCGAATCATAGCCCTCGGATTATCCACCATCATCAAAAACCGTCAAGGTTTCGTCTTAAAAGCTTTCTCCATTCGTTTCTGCTCCTATTTTCTAGTCAAAATCATGAAGCTTTTACACACTCGCGAAGCATCTTTCGCTTTCTTCAAACTAGCATTCGGAAATTCCGATTCCGATGAAATTCTTCATTCATGTTGCATTTCCGCGCATGTTTTATCAGCTCAGAGTCGCAGCCTGCTTGCACAGGATATGGTTTCCTGGGTTTTTGGGAGGATTGAGGCTGAGAGAAGTAAGGAGCTTGTTGGGTTTATGTGGAAGAATCACGCTCAATATGAATCTGATTTTTCTGTGTTGAATACCCTAATGAGGGGCTTTTTGAAT GGTCGGTGA
- the LOC127130445 gene encoding pentatricopeptide repeat-containing protein At5g16640, mitochondrial, whose product MICGFCGQGRVVIGESLFHLMQKFGCEPDVFTYNVLINACCVGGKTSVAVSWLRLMMLRGCEPSISTFNTILHTLCREGNVLEARKLFDRVLAMGITPNTAIYNSMMDGYVKARDIGQASLLYEEMRIKGVPPDCVTFNVFVGGHYKYGRREDWNRWLKALVVKGFFQECSLYDVTVSWLCWARRIDEAMKLLKDSLEKGQTFSVAAFNSLIAAYSREGLEDKAFEAYHIMVKCGFTPSSSTYNSLLMGLCRKGRLQEARTLLYRMTEKGFPIKKVAYTLLFDGCFKMNDMDGALFMWKEMKESGIYPDVVAFTALIDGLSKAGNIDEAYEVFSEMLAIGFVPNNFAYNSLIGGFCNCGKMKEALKLEKEMRVRGLLPDTFTFNIIIDGFCRQGDVKSAIDVFLEMHRIGLMPDIFTFNILVSGYCKAFDMVGADDMFNKIFTCGLDPDITSYNIRMHGYCSVRKMNRAILILDELVSAGIVPNTVTYNTMISGICSDILDRAMILTAKLIKMGFLPNVITTNILLSHFCKQGMPERALLWGQKLRDICFDFDEISYIILNKANHLVQNEVELVRGTYEKSLFLDFLMYITFDHFSRNRPHNTEFENNLRLIESQYVAL is encoded by the coding sequence ATGATTTGTGGGTTTTGTGGACAGGGAAGGGTTGTTATAGGGGAGAGTTTGTTTCATTTGATGCAGAAATTTGGGTGTGAACCTGATGTTTTTACATATAATGTTCTTATTAATGCGTGTTGTGTTGGGGGGAAGACTTCGGTTGCTGTTTCTTGGCTGCGTTTGATGATGTTAAGAGGTTGTGAGCCGAGCATTTCCACGTTTAATACTATTTTGCACACCCTTTGTAGGGAAGGAAATGTGTTGGAGGCGAGGAAGCTCTTTGATAGAGTTTTAGCTATGGGGATCACTCCAAATACTGCGATATATAACTCGATGATGGATGGGTATGTAAAGGCGAGGGATATTGGTCAAGCTAGCTTGCTTTATGAAGAAATGAGGATTAAAGGGGTTCCTCCTGATTGTGTGACTTTCAACGTTTTTGTTGGAGGGCATTATAAATATGGGAGAAGAGAGGATTGGAATAGGTGGTTGAAAGCTTTAGTTGTGAAGGGATTTTTTCAGGAATGTTCACTTTATGATGTAACAGTGTCATGGTTGTGTTGGGCTCGTAGAATTGATGAAGCCATGAAATTATTAAAGGATTCACTTGAAAAAGGACAAACTTTTAGTGTTGCTGCCTTTAACTCGTTAATAGCAGCCTATAGCAGGGAAGGTTTAGAAGACAAAGCTTTTGAAGCCTATCATATTATGGTTAAATGTGGTTTCACTCCTTCATCGTCAACATATAATTCTTTGCTTATGGGTTTGTGTAGAAAAGGGAGGTTGCAAGAAGCCAGGACACTTTTGTATAGGATGACAGAGAAGGGGTTTCCCATAAAAAAAGTGGCTTACACTCTGCTTTTTGATGGATGTTTCAAGATGAATGATATGGACGGGGCTCTATTTATGTGGAAGGAAATGAAAGAAAGCGGCATATATCCCGATGTTGTTGCCTTTACAGCCTTAATAGACGGACTTTCAAAAGCAGGTAACATTGACGAGGCATATGAAGTGTTCTCAGAAATGTTAGCTATAGGGTTCGTTCCTAATAATTTTGCTTATAATTCTCTGATTGGGGGGTTTTGCAACTGTGGGAAGATGAAGGAAGCGTTAAAGTTGGAGAAAGAGATGAGGGTTAGAGGTCTTCTTCCTGACACCTTTACCTTCAATATCATCATTGATGGATTTTGTAGACAAGGAGACGTGAAATCTGCAATTGATGTATTTCTTGAAATGCACCGGATTGGTTTGATGCCTGATATATTCACATTTAACATATTAGTTAGTGGGTACTGTAAGGCATTTGACATGGTTGGTGCAGATGATATGTTTAATAAAATTTTCACCTGTGGGCTTGACCCAGATATCACAAGCTATAATATACGCATGCATGGTTATTGTAGTGTTCGAAAAATGAATCGAGCAATTCTCATTTTGGACGAGCTTGTCTCTGCCGGTATTGTTCCAAACACAGTGACATACAACACTATGATAAGTGGTATTTGTAGTGATATTTTGGACCGTGCTATGATTCTTACTGCAAAGTTAATTAAGATGGGTTTCCTTCCAAATGTGATTACAACCAATATATTGCTGTCTCACTTTTGTAAGCAAGGGATGCCAGAGAGGGCCTTACTATGGGGCCAAAAGTTAAGAGATATTTGCTTTGATTTTGATGAAATATCCTATATAATACTGAACAAAGCTAACCATTTGGTGCAGAATGAGGTTGAACTTGTGAGAGGAACATATGAAAAGAGCCTTTTTTTGGATTTCCTAATGTACATTACATTTGACCATTTTTCAAGAAATAGACCTCATAACACAGAGTTCGAGAATAATTTGAGGTTGATTGAAAGTCAATATGTTGCTTTATGA